The following coding sequences are from one uncultured Bacteroides sp. window:
- the rfbA gene encoding glucose-1-phosphate thymidylyltransferase RfbA codes for MKGIILAGGSATRLYPLSKAISKQIMPVYDKPMIYYPLSTLMLAGIREVLIISTPRDLPVFRDLLGNGEDLGMSFSYKVQENPNGLAQAFVLGADFLAGEPACLILGDNMFYGQGFSSMLRRAASIKGGACIFGYYVKDPRAYGVVEFDKDGRVLSLEEKPTQPKSNYAVPGLYFYDATVTQKAASLKPSARGEYEITDLNRLYLEEGNLTVELFGRGFAWLDTGNCDSLLEASNFVATIQNRQGFYVSCIEEIAWRNGWISSEQLLVLGKKLEKTEYGKYLIELTSKP; via the coding sequence ATGAAAGGAATTATTCTAGCTGGAGGTAGTGCTACACGCCTTTATCCTCTATCAAAAGCTATCTCAAAGCAAATTATGCCGGTATATGACAAGCCGATGATTTACTATCCGCTTTCTACTTTGATGCTTGCCGGTATTCGTGAAGTGTTAATTATTTCAACTCCTAGAGATTTACCGGTCTTTCGTGATTTATTAGGAAATGGAGAAGATCTTGGGATGTCTTTTAGTTATAAGGTTCAAGAAAATCCTAATGGTTTAGCTCAAGCTTTTGTTTTAGGTGCTGACTTCCTAGCGGGGGAACCTGCTTGCCTGATACTGGGAGATAATATGTTTTACGGACAAGGATTTTCGAGCATGTTGCGTAGAGCTGCCTCTATTAAAGGAGGTGCTTGCATCTTTGGATATTATGTGAAAGATCCGAGAGCATATGGTGTTGTGGAATTTGACAAAGATGGCAGAGTGCTTTCTTTGGAAGAGAAACCCACTCAACCTAAAAGTAATTATGCTGTGCCGGGGCTTTATTTCTATGATGCTACAGTTACTCAAAAGGCTGCTTCTCTTAAACCTTCTGCACGTGGCGAATATGAAATTACTGATTTAAATCGATTATATTTGGAAGAAGGAAACTTAACCGTTGAGCTTTTTGGTAGGGGGTTTGCTTGGTTGGATACAGGTAATTGTGACAGTTTGCTTGAAGCCTCTAATTTTGTAGCTACCATTCAGAACCGACAGGGCTTTTATGTTAGCTGCATAGAGGAAATAGCTTGGCGTAATGGATGGATTTCTTCAGAGCAATTATTGGTGTTAGGAAAAAAATTAGAAAAAACAGAATATGGTAAGTATTTAATAGAACTTACATCCAAGCCTTAA